The Saccharomyces paradoxus chromosome VI, complete sequence genome includes a window with the following:
- the GNA1 gene encoding glucosamine 6-phosphate N-acetyltransferase (Glucosamine-6-phosphate acetyltransferase~similar to YFL017C), whose protein sequence is MGLPNGFYIRRVEERDLEQITETLNVLTTVGTITPESFSKLIKYWNEATIWDDNDNKKIMQYNPMVIVDKRTETIAATGNIIVERKIIHELGLCGHIEDIAVNSKYQGQGLGKLLIDQLVTIGFSYGCYKIILDCDEKNVKFYEKCGFSNAGVEMQIRK, encoded by the coding sequence ATGGGCCTACCGAATGGATTCTACATAAGGCGAGTAGAGGAGAGGGATTTAGAACAAATCACTGAGACGCTGAATGTCTTGACCACCGTAGGTACAATTACTCCGGAATCCTTCAGTAAACTCATAAAATACTGGAATGAAGCCACGATATGGGATGATAAcgacaataaaaaaatcatgCAGTACAACCCCATGGTGATTGTGGACAAACGCACAGAGACAATTGCCGCTACGGGGAATATCATCGTCGAAAGAAAGATAATTCATGAATTAGGGCTATGTGGCCACATCGAAGATATCGCAGTAAACTCGAAGTATCAGGGCCAAGGTTTGGGCAAGCTCTTGATTGATCAATTGGTGACTATCGGTTTTAGCTACGGTTGTTATAAGATCATTTTAGATTGCGATGAGAAAAATGTCAAATTCTATGAGAAATGTGGGTTTAGTAATGCAGGCGTGGAAATgcaaattagaaaataG
- the GAT1 gene encoding Gat1p (Transcriptional activator of nitrogen catabolite repression genes~similar to YFL021W) produces the protein MSTNRAPNPDPDVNLNKDIWDLYSSAQKILPNSNRILNLSWRLHNRTSFHQINRIMQHSNSIMDFSASPFASGANAAGPGNNDLDDTDTDNQQFFLSDMNLNGSSVFENVFDDDDDDDDVETHSIVHSDLLNDMDSASQRASHNASGFPNFLDTSCSSSFDDHFIFTNNLPFLSNNSINNNHSHNSSHNNNSNSINNNTNTNANTNSPLLRRNPSPSIVKPASRRNSSVRKKKPALKKIKSSTSVQSSVTPPSSNASANPDIKCSNCTTSTTPLWRKDPKGLPLCNACGLFLKLHGVTRPLSLKTDIIKKRQRSSTKINNNITPPPSSSSNAGAAGKKKNYTASVAASKRKNSLNIVAPLKSQDIPIPKIASPSIPQYLRSNNRHHLSSSAPVEVETFSSFQPDMNMTMNMNLHNSSSSAFNNEAFWKPLDSAADHHSADTNPNSNVNTTPNGNLSLDWLNLNL, from the coding sequence ATGAGCACGAACAGAGCCCCGAATCCCGACCCAGACGTGAATTTAAACAAAGACATCTGGGACTTGTACTCGAGCGCCCAGAAAATATTGCCCAATTCTAACCGTATTTTGAACCTTTCTTGGCGTTTGCATAACCGCACGTCTTTCCATCAAATTAACCGCATAATGCAACATTCCAACTCTATTATGGACTTCTCCGCCTCGCCTTTCGCCAGCGGCGCAAACGCCGCTGGCCCTGGCAACAATGACCTCGATGACACCGACACTGATAACCAGCAGTTCTTCCTTTCGGACATGAACCTCAACGGTTCCTCTGTTTTTGAGAATGTGtttgatgacgatgacgatgatgatgatgtgGAGACTCACTCTATTGTACATTCCGACCTGCTCAACGACATGGACAGCGCTTCCCAGCGCGCTTCACATAATGCTTCTGGTTTTCCCAATTTTTTGGACACTTCCTGCTCGTCCTCCTTCGATGACCACTTTATTTTCACCAATAACTTACCATTTTTAAGTAATAATAGcattaataataatcatAGTCATAATAGTAgtcataataataacagtaaCAGCATCAACAATAACACAAACACAAACGCAAACACTAATAGTCCTTTACTGAGAAGAAATCCGTCTCCATCTATAGTGAAACCTGCTTCGCGAAGAAATTCCTCCgtgaggaagaagaaacctGCGTTGAAGAAGATCAAGTCCTCTACTTCGGTGCAATCTTCAGTTACTCCGCCCTCGTCTAACGCCTCAGCCAACCCGGATATAAAATGCTCCAACTGCACAACGTCTACCACTCCATTGTGGAGGAAAGACCCTAAGGGTCTTCCCCTGTGCAATGCTTGCGGTCTGTTCCTCAAGCTTCACGGTGTCACAAGGCCCCTGTCGCTGAAAACTGACATCATCAAGAAGAGGCAGAGGTCGTCTACTAAGATAAACAACAATATAACGCCCCCTCCATCGTCCTCCTCGAATGCAGGAGCAGCagggaaaaagaagaactaCACTGCAAGCGTGGCGGCGTCCAAGAGGAAAAACTCACTGAACATCGTCGCGCCTTTAAAGTCTCAGGACATACCCATTCCGAAGATCGCTTCACCCTCCATCCCACAATACCTCCGCTCTAACAACCGCCATCACCTCTCGAGCTCCGCACCCGTCGAGGTAGAAACGTTCTCGAGCTTTCAGCCTGATATGAATATGACCATGAACATGAACCTTCACAACTCCTCGTCCTCCGCTTTCAACAACGAAGCCTTCTGGAAACCTTTGGATTCTGCCGCAGATCATCATTCTGCAGACACAAATCCAAACTCGAATGTCAATACCACACCGAATGGCAATCTGAGCTTAGATTGGCTGAATCTGAATTTATAG
- the SMX2 gene encoding mRNA splicing protein SMX2 (similar to YFL017W) codes for MVSTPELKKYMDKKILLNINGSRKVAGVLRGYDIFLNVVLDDAMEINGEDPANNHPLGLQTVIRGNSIISLEALDTI; via the coding sequence ATGGTCTCCACTCCTGAGCTGAAGAAATATATGGACAAGAAGATACTGCTGAATATAAATGGGTCTAGGAAAGTGGCGGGAGTTTTGCGAGGCTACGATATTTTCCTGAACGTCGTTCTTGATGACGCAATGGAGATAAATGGTGAAGATCCTGCTAATAACCACCCGCTGGGCTTGCAGACCGTCATTAGGGGCAACTCCATAATATCCCTAGAGGCTTTAGATACCATataa
- the PAU5 gene encoding seripauperin PAU5 (Member of the seripauperin multigene family~similar to YNR076W) codes for MVKLTSIAAGVAAIAAGASATTTLAQSDEKVNLVELGVYVSDIRAHLAQYYSFQAAHPTETYPVEIAEAVFNYGDFTTMLTGIAPDQVTRMITGVPWYSSRLKPAISSALSKDGIYTIAN; via the coding sequence atgGTCAAATTAACTTCAATCGCTGCTGGTGTCGCTGCCATCGCTGCTGGTGCCTCCGCTACCACCACTCTAGCTCAATCTGACGAAAAAGTCAACTTGGTTGAATTGGGTGTCTACGTCTCTGATATCAGAGCTCACTTGGCCCAATACTACTCCTTCCAAGCCGCTCATCCAACTGAAACCTACCCAGTTGAGATTGCTGAAGCTGTTTTCAACTACGGTGATTTCACCACCATGTTGACTGGTATTGCCCCAGACCAAGTCACCAGAATGATCACTGGTGTCCCATGGTACTCTAGCAGATTAAAGCCAGCCATCTCTAGTGCTCTATCCAAGGACGGTATCTACACTATCGCAAACTAG
- the LPD1 gene encoding dihydrolipoyl dehydrogenase (Dihydrolipoamide dehydrogenase~similar to YFL018C) — protein sequence MLRIRSLLNNKRAFSSTVRTLTINKSHDVVIIGGGPAGYVAAIKAAQLGFNTACVEKRGKLGGTCLNVGCIPSKALLNNSHLYHQMHTEAQKRGIDVNGDIKINVANFQKAKDDAVKQLTGGIELLFKKNKVTYYKGNGSFEDETKIKVTPVEGLEGTVKEDHILDVKNIIVATGSEVTPFPGIEIDEEKIVSSTGALSLKEIPKRLTIIGGGIIGLEMGSVYSRLGSKVTVVEFQPQIGASMDGEVAKATQKFLKKQGLDFKLSTKVISAKRNDDKNVVEITVEDTKTNKQENLEAEVLLVAVGRRPYIAGLGAEKIGLEVDKRGRLVIDDQFNSKFPHIKVVGDVTFGPMLAHKAEEEGIAAVEMFKTGQGHVNYNNIPSVMYSHPEVAWVGKTEEQLKEAGIDYKIGKFPFAANSRAKTNQDTDGFVKILIDAKTERILGAHIIGPNAGEMIAEAGLALEYGASAEDVARVCHAHPTLSEAFKEANMAAYDKAIHC from the coding sequence ATGTTAAGAATCAGATCACTTTTAAATAACAAGCGTGCCTTTTCGTCTACAGTCAGGACATTGACCATAAATAAATCACATGATGTAGTTATCATCGGTGGTGGGCCTGCTGGTTATGTGGCTGCCATCAAAGCTGCTCAATTGGGGTTTAATACTGCATGTGTGGAGAAAAGAGGTAAATTAGGTGGTACCTGTCTTAACGTTGGATGTATCCCCTCCAAAGCGCTTTTAAATAATTCCCATTTATACCATCAAATGCATACAGAAGCGCAAAAGAGAGGTATTGATGTCAACGGTGATATCAAAATCAACGTCGCAAACTTTCAAAAGGCTAAGGATGATGCTGTTAAGCAATTAACTGGAGGTATTGAActtcttttcaagaaaaataaggTCACCTACTATAAAGGTAATGGttcatttgaagatgaGACCAAGATCAAAGTAACTCCCGTTGAAGGACTGGAAGGAACCGTCAAGGAAGATCACATATTAGATGTTAAGAACATCATAGTCGCTACGGGCTCTGAAGTTACACCTTTCCCCGGTATTGAAATagatgaagagaaaatcGTTTCTTCAACGGGTGCTCTTTCGTTGAAGGAAATCCCCAAAAGATTAACCATCATTGGTGGAGGGATTATCGGATTGGAAATGGGTTCAGTTTACTCTAGATTAGGCTCTAAAGTCACTGTAGTAGAATTTCAACCTCAAATTGGTGCCTCCATGGATGGTGAAGTAGCCAAAGCCACTCAaaagttcttgaaaaagcaaGGTTTAGACTTTAAATTAAGCACCAAAGTTATTTCTGCCAAGAGAAACGATGACAAAAACGTCGTTGAAATTACTGTAGAAGATACTAAAACGAATAAACAAGAGAATTTGGAGGCTGAAGTCTTGCTAGTTGCTGTTGGTAGAAGACCTTACATAGCTGGATTGGGTGCTGAAAAGATTGGACTGGAAGTAGACAAAAGGGGTCGTCTGGTTATTGATGACCAATTTAATTCTAAGTTCCCACACATTAAAGTGGTAGGAGATGTTACATTTGGTCCAATGTTGGCCCACAAAGCTGAAGAAGAGGGTATTGCAGCGGTCGAAATGTTCAAAACTGGTCAAGGTCACGTTAATTATAACAATATCCCTTCGGTTATGTATTCCCACCCAGAAGTAGCATGGGTTGGTAAAACTGAAGAGCAATTGAAAGAAGCCGGCATTGACTATAAAATTGGTAAATTCCCCTTCGCGGCCAATTCAAGAGCCAAGACCAATCAAGACACTGATGGTTTTGTGAAGATTCTGATTGACGCCAAGACTGAGCGTATTTTGGGGGCCCACATCATTGGTCCAAATGCCGGTGAAATGATTGCTGAAGCTGGTTTAGCCTTGGAATACGGTGCTTCCGCTGAAGACGTTGCTAGAGTCTGCCATGCTCATCCTACTTTGTCCGAAGCATTTAAGGAAGCTAACATGGCAGCTTATGATAAAGCTATTCATTGttga